One part of the Streptomyces lydicus genome encodes these proteins:
- a CDS encoding magnesium transporter MgtE N-terminal domain-containing protein: protein MAVVTPRVFVSHLAGSPVFDPNGDQVGRLRDLVALLRVGARPPRLLGLVVEVINRRRIFVPMTRVTGVESGQIVITGVINMRRFEQRPTETLVFGELLDRRVRLVETGEEVAVLDIGIIQLPARRDWEIEKVFVRKGKGGALRRKGETLTVDWSAVTGFSLEEHGQGAESLLATFEQLRPADLAGVLHHLSPKRRSEVAAALDDDRLADVLEELPEDDQIEILGKLKEERAADVLEAMDPDDAADLLSELPEEEKERLLALMRPEEAADVRRLMSYEEHTAGGLMTTDPIVLRPAATVAEALARVRDPDLSPALAAQVYVCRPPDETPTGKYLGVVHFQRLLRDPPFTLVSSIADTDLPPLRPETPLPEVTSYLAAYNMVAAPVVDESGALLGAVTVDDVLDHLLPEDWREQGLHGSAPAGLTGTARLGKPADGT, encoded by the coding sequence ATGGCAGTGGTGACTCCCCGGGTCTTCGTCTCCCACCTCGCCGGCAGCCCCGTGTTCGACCCCAACGGCGACCAGGTCGGCCGGCTGCGGGACCTCGTCGCGCTGCTCCGGGTCGGCGCGCGCCCGCCGCGGCTGCTCGGACTGGTCGTGGAGGTCATCAACCGGCGCCGGATCTTCGTGCCGATGACGCGGGTGACGGGCGTGGAGTCCGGCCAGATCGTCATCACCGGCGTGATCAACATGCGGCGCTTCGAGCAGCGGCCCACCGAGACGCTGGTGTTCGGCGAGCTGCTCGACCGCCGGGTGCGGCTGGTGGAGACCGGCGAGGAGGTGGCCGTGCTCGACATCGGCATCATCCAGCTGCCCGCCCGCCGCGACTGGGAGATCGAGAAGGTCTTCGTCCGCAAGGGGAAGGGCGGGGCGCTGCGCCGCAAGGGCGAGACCCTGACCGTCGACTGGTCGGCGGTGACCGGCTTCTCGCTGGAGGAGCACGGCCAGGGCGCGGAGAGCCTGCTGGCCACCTTCGAGCAGCTGCGTCCGGCCGACCTCGCCGGTGTGCTGCACCACCTCTCCCCCAAGCGCCGCTCCGAGGTCGCCGCGGCGCTCGACGACGACCGGCTCGCCGACGTCCTGGAGGAGCTGCCGGAGGACGACCAGATCGAGATCCTCGGCAAGCTGAAGGAGGAGCGGGCCGCCGACGTCCTGGAGGCGATGGACCCGGACGACGCCGCCGACCTGCTCTCCGAGCTGCCGGAGGAGGAGAAGGAGCGGCTGCTGGCGCTGATGCGGCCGGAGGAGGCCGCGGACGTGCGGCGGCTGATGTCGTACGAGGAGCACACGGCGGGCGGGCTGATGACGACCGATCCGATCGTGCTGCGCCCCGCCGCGACGGTCGCGGAGGCGCTCGCCCGGGTCCGGGACCCGGACCTCTCGCCCGCGCTCGCCGCGCAGGTCTACGTCTGCCGGCCGCCGGACGAGACGCCCACCGGCAAGTACCTGGGTGTGGTGCACTTCCAGCGGCTGCTGCGCGACCCGCCGTTCACCCTGGTCAGCTCGATCGCCGACACCGATCTGCCGCCGCTGCGGCCGGAGACGCCACTGCCGGAGGTCACCAGCTACCTGGCCGCGTACAACATGGTGGCCGCGCCGGTCGTGGACGAGAGCGGCGCCCTGCTGGGCGCGGTCACCGTCGACGACGTGCTGGACCATCTGCTCCCGGAGGACTGGCGGGAGCAGGGACTGCACGGTTCCGCCCCGGCCGGGCTGACCGGCACGGCGCGCCTCGGGAAGCCGGCCGATGGGACCTGA
- a CDS encoding DUF1003 domain-containing protein, with the protein MGPEERESRERTRANGASAVRRGSAERPRIRLDQPRTPRRTFLPEYDPEAFGRLSERIARFLGTGRFLVWMTVTVMAWITWNVAAPAPWRFDRYPFIFLTLALSLQASYAAPLILLAQNRQADRDRITQEQDRKQNERSIADTEYLTREVAALRMGLGEVATRDWIRSELQDVVRDLEQWQAVPAESDEHDR; encoded by the coding sequence ATGGGACCTGAGGAACGGGAGAGCCGGGAACGCACCCGGGCGAACGGCGCCTCGGCGGTGCGACGGGGCTCCGCCGAACGGCCCCGCATCCGGCTGGACCAGCCGCGCACCCCGCGCCGTACGTTCCTGCCCGAGTACGACCCGGAGGCGTTCGGGCGGCTGTCGGAGCGGATCGCCCGCTTCCTGGGGACCGGGCGGTTCCTCGTCTGGATGACCGTCACCGTCATGGCGTGGATCACCTGGAACGTCGCCGCTCCCGCCCCCTGGCGGTTCGACCGGTACCCGTTCATCTTCCTGACCCTGGCGCTGTCGCTGCAGGCGTCGTACGCGGCGCCGTTGATCCTGCTGGCGCAGAACCGCCAGGCCGACCGGGACCGGATCACCCAGGAGCAGGACCGCAAGCAGAACGAACGCTCCATCGCCGACACCGAGTACCTGACCCGCGAGGTCGCGGCACTGCGGATGGGTCTGGGCGAGGTCGCCACCCGCGACTGGATCCGCTCCGAGCTCCAGGACGTCGTGCGGGACCTGGAGCAGTGGCAGGCCGTCCCGGCGGAGAGTGACGAACACGACCGCTGA
- a CDS encoding Mrp/NBP35 family ATP-binding protein, with protein MATDTPTGATPSEDAIRAALATVNDPEIHRPITDLGMVKSVDIAADGAVAVVVYLTVSGCPMRETITNNVRDAVAGVAGVTSVRVELDVMSDEQRKELASSLRGGTAEREVPFAQPGSLTRVYAVASGKGGVGKSSVTVNLAAAMAADGLKVGVVDADIYGHSVPRMLGADGRPTQVENMIMPPSANGVKVISIGMFTPGNAPVVWRGPMLHRALQQFLADVYWGDLDVLLLDLPPGTGDIAISVAQLVPNAEILVVTTPQQAAAEVAERAGSIAVQTHQKIVGVVENMSGLPCPHCDEMVDVFGTGGGERVAEGLTKTTGTQVPVLGSIPIDVRLREGGDEGKPVVLTDPDSPAGAAIRAIAGKLGGRQRGLSGMSLGITPRNKF; from the coding sequence ATGGCTACCGACACCCCAACAGGCGCCACCCCGAGCGAGGACGCGATCCGCGCCGCGCTCGCGACGGTGAACGACCCCGAGATCCACCGCCCCATCACCGACCTGGGGATGGTCAAATCGGTGGACATCGCGGCGGACGGCGCGGTGGCGGTCGTGGTCTACCTCACCGTCTCCGGCTGCCCGATGCGCGAGACGATCACCAACAACGTGCGCGACGCGGTCGCCGGCGTGGCGGGCGTGACGAGCGTCCGGGTCGAGCTGGACGTGATGAGCGACGAGCAGCGCAAGGAGCTGGCGTCGTCGCTGCGCGGCGGCACCGCCGAGCGCGAGGTGCCGTTCGCCCAGCCCGGCTCGCTGACCAGGGTCTACGCCGTCGCCTCCGGCAAGGGCGGCGTCGGCAAGTCGTCGGTGACGGTCAACCTCGCCGCCGCGATGGCCGCCGACGGGCTGAAGGTCGGTGTCGTGGACGCCGACATCTACGGCCACTCGGTGCCCCGGATGCTCGGCGCCGACGGGCGGCCCACCCAGGTCGAGAACATGATCATGCCGCCGTCGGCGAACGGCGTGAAGGTCATCTCGATCGGCATGTTCACCCCCGGCAACGCCCCCGTCGTGTGGCGCGGCCCGATGCTGCACCGCGCGCTGCAGCAGTTCCTCGCCGACGTCTACTGGGGCGACCTGGACGTCCTGCTGCTGGACCTGCCGCCGGGCACCGGCGACATCGCGATCTCGGTGGCCCAGCTCGTCCCGAACGCGGAGATCCTGGTGGTCACCACGCCGCAGCAGGCCGCCGCCGAGGTCGCCGAGCGGGCCGGTTCGATCGCCGTGCAGACCCACCAGAAGATCGTCGGCGTGGTGGAGAACATGTCCGGGCTGCCCTGCCCGCACTGCGACGAGATGGTCGACGTGTTCGGCACCGGCGGCGGTGAGCGGGTCGCCGAGGGCCTGACGAAGACCACCGGCACGCAGGTGCCGGTGCTCGGCTCCATCCCGATCGACGTCCGCCTCCGCGAGGGCGGCGACGAGGGCAAGCCGGTCGTGCTGACCGACCCGGACTCCCCCGCCGGCGCGGCGATCCGCGCGATCGCCGGCAAGCTCGGCGGCCGGCAGCGGGGCCTGTCGGGGATGTCGCTGGGGATCACCCCGCGCAACAAGTTCTGA
- a CDS encoding sec-independent translocase: protein MFFDIGPLELVAIVVLAVLIFGPDKLPKVIQDVMGVIRKIREFSDSAKEDIRSELGPDFKDFEFEDLKPKNFVRKHVLEKDEYGLKELAEIRNGFDLKQEMAEVTDAVHSRESAPATGSSNGSGLSLSKESPAASGRPDLVKKPAATEPDERPPFDADAT from the coding sequence GTGTTCTTCGACATAGGACCCCTCGAGCTGGTAGCGATCGTCGTCCTTGCCGTGCTCATCTTCGGCCCGGACAAGCTCCCCAAGGTCATCCAGGACGTCATGGGCGTGATCCGGAAGATCCGGGAGTTCTCCGACAGCGCCAAGGAAGACATCCGCAGCGAGCTCGGGCCGGATTTCAAGGACTTCGAGTTCGAGGATCTCAAGCCGAAGAACTTCGTGCGCAAGCACGTCCTGGAGAAGGACGAGTACGGCCTCAAGGAGCTCGCCGAGATCCGTAACGGCTTCGATCTGAAGCAGGAGATGGCGGAGGTCACCGACGCCGTGCACAGCCGGGAGAGTGCCCCCGCCACCGGGTCCTCGAACGGCTCGGGACTGAGCCTGTCGAAGGAGTCCCCGGCCGCCTCCGGCCGCCCCGACCTGGTCAAGAAGCCCGCGGCCACAGAGCCGGACGAGCGTCCGCCGTTCGACGCCGACGCCACCTGA
- a CDS encoding trypsin-like peptidase domain-containing protein has product MHPEDPYGTPPYGGPGPWAPAPPVQRPEPRTAAPGWSGATPAQGTVLPPAAGPLPPYGAPAPAAGYPSPPQAPPHTGGEPPHRAAQAEAVPPGPAPGPSGPSAEPDGPGHPLLTKSGAPQAPAPQTAAPQPAPEGADTGFVPVPGDGGPRPTAAVPATAPPHAAAPGGHGPVPPGGHGPVPHGAWHQYDPWSAPLQGGPAAPPRGPRSRRGLLAVGAVGLALLAGGVGGGVGAYVERYGGINDIKLPQAADDAGGRRPDSVAGIAQAALPGVVTIHVRGNAEQGTGTGFVLDRQGHILTNNHVVEPAGTGGEISVTFSGGQTAKAKVVGQDGGYDLAVVQVEGVTGLRPLPLGNSDSVRVGDPVVAIGAPFDLANTVTSGIISAKQRPITAGGEKGDGSDVSYVDALQTDAPINPGNSGGPLVDARARVIGINSAIRAADTGSGSEGGGQGGSIGLGFAIPINQAKRVAEELINTGRATHPVIGVTLEMEYAGDGARVSEHSKGGKEPVTPGGPGAKAGIRAGDVITEVDGAAVHSGEELIVKIRSHRPGDTLLLTLQRDGKQRSVRLTLGSSTAG; this is encoded by the coding sequence CTGCACCCCGAGGACCCGTACGGCACCCCGCCGTACGGCGGTCCCGGCCCGTGGGCGCCCGCGCCACCCGTGCAGCGGCCCGAGCCCCGTACCGCCGCGCCGGGCTGGTCCGGCGCCACCCCCGCGCAGGGCACCGTGCTGCCGCCGGCCGCGGGCCCGCTGCCCCCGTACGGCGCGCCGGCGCCGGCCGCCGGCTACCCGAGCCCGCCGCAGGCCCCGCCGCACACCGGCGGTGAGCCGCCGCACCGGGCGGCCCAGGCCGAGGCCGTGCCCCCGGGCCCGGCCCCCGGCCCGTCCGGTCCGTCCGCCGAGCCGGACGGCCCCGGTCACCCCCTGCTCACGAAGTCCGGCGCCCCGCAGGCCCCGGCCCCGCAGACCGCCGCCCCGCAGCCGGCGCCCGAGGGCGCGGACACCGGGTTCGTCCCCGTACCCGGCGACGGCGGCCCCCGCCCCACCGCCGCGGTGCCCGCCACCGCTCCGCCGCACGCCGCCGCACCGGGCGGCCACGGCCCCGTCCCACCGGGCGGCCACGGCCCCGTTCCGCACGGCGCCTGGCACCAGTACGACCCCTGGAGCGCGCCCCTGCAGGGCGGCCCGGCCGCGCCGCCGCGGGGCCCGCGCAGCCGCCGCGGCCTGCTGGCCGTCGGGGCCGTGGGCCTCGCGCTGCTCGCCGGCGGGGTCGGCGGCGGCGTCGGCGCCTACGTCGAGCGGTACGGCGGGATCAACGACATCAAGCTGCCCCAGGCGGCCGACGACGCCGGGGGCCGCCGCCCCGACAGCGTCGCCGGCATCGCCCAGGCCGCGCTGCCCGGCGTGGTGACGATCCACGTCCGGGGCAACGCCGAACAGGGCACCGGCACCGGCTTCGTCCTCGACCGGCAGGGCCACATCCTCACCAACAACCACGTCGTGGAGCCGGCCGGGACCGGCGGCGAGATATCGGTGACGTTCAGCGGCGGGCAGACCGCCAAGGCCAAGGTCGTGGGCCAGGACGGCGGCTACGACCTCGCCGTCGTCCAGGTCGAGGGGGTCACGGGGCTGCGACCCCTCCCGCTCGGCAACTCCGACTCGGTGCGGGTCGGCGACCCGGTCGTGGCGATCGGCGCGCCGTTCGACCTGGCCAACACCGTCACCTCCGGCATCATCAGCGCCAAGCAGCGCCCGATCACCGCGGGCGGCGAGAAGGGCGACGGCAGCGACGTCTCGTACGTGGACGCGCTGCAGACGGACGCGCCCATCAACCCGGGCAACTCCGGCGGCCCGCTGGTGGACGCCAGGGCCCGTGTGATCGGCATCAACAGCGCCATCCGCGCGGCCGACACCGGCAGCGGATCGGAGGGCGGTGGCCAGGGCGGCAGCATAGGGCTGGGCTTCGCCATCCCGATCAACCAGGCCAAACGGGTGGCCGAGGAGCTGATCAACACCGGCCGGGCGACCCACCCGGTGATAGGCGTCACCTTGGAGATGGAGTACGCCGGTGACGGCGCGCGGGTCAGCGAGCACAGCAAGGGCGGCAAGGAGCCGGTCACGCCCGGCGGGCCGGGCGCGAAGGCCGGGATCCGGGCCGGCGACGTGATCACCGAGGTGGACGGGGCCGCCGTGCACAGCGGCGAGGAGCTGATCGTGAAGATCCGCAGCCACCGGCCCGGCGACACGCTGCTGCTGACCCTCCAGAGGGACGGCAAGCAGCGGTCCGTACGGCTCACACTGGGTTCTTCCACCGCCGGCTGA
- a CDS encoding zf-HC2 domain-containing protein gives MSLTGGPSPAEQHLGDRLAALVDGELGHDARERVLAHLATCGKCKAEADAQRRLKSVFAETAPPGPSAGLLARLQQLPGGDPGGPGSRLGNGGLGPGEFARGGGAFRYAPTDHHTGRVMAGLSAQHRARGFRVPEAERPAQRRRFAFAAAGAVSLAAFALGGALPLEAAVDPTGSEGGGTAVTPLSVSPAADSGSLLRRGEFRSAGTSGEGLRSPSGGPTAAPAPSAMALYGPAVAPTRATPAASPAPAGRFGLSPLIAATGPASAYHHAPLVAATGTVPEHRNPPPLPPLEPMRPLTGSAVGPGTADPATAQH, from the coding sequence GTGAGCCTCACTGGCGGTCCGTCCCCCGCCGAGCAGCATCTCGGCGACCGCCTTGCGGCCCTCGTCGACGGCGAGTTGGGGCATGACGCGCGCGAGCGGGTGCTCGCGCATCTCGCGACATGCGGCAAGTGCAAGGCAGAGGCCGACGCCCAGCGTCGGCTCAAGAGTGTGTTCGCCGAAACGGCGCCCCCCGGCCCCTCCGCGGGACTGCTGGCGCGCCTGCAGCAGCTTCCCGGGGGCGACCCCGGCGGCCCCGGCAGCCGGCTCGGCAACGGCGGCCTCGGCCCGGGTGAATTCGCCCGGGGCGGCGGCGCGTTCCGCTACGCCCCCACCGACCACCACACCGGCCGTGTGATGGCGGGACTCTCCGCCCAGCACCGCGCACGGGGCTTCCGCGTGCCGGAGGCCGAGCGGCCCGCGCAGCGGCGCCGGTTCGCCTTCGCGGCGGCCGGAGCGGTCTCGCTCGCGGCCTTCGCGCTCGGCGGCGCCCTCCCGCTGGAGGCGGCCGTCGATCCGACCGGCTCCGAGGGCGGCGGCACGGCCGTCACCCCGCTGAGCGTCAGCCCCGCGGCCGACAGCGGATCCCTGCTCCGCCGCGGGGAGTTCCGCTCGGCGGGCACCTCCGGTGAGGGGCTGCGGTCCCCGTCCGGCGGCCCGACCGCGGCCCCGGCGCCCAGCGCCATGGCGCTCTACGGCCCCGCCGTCGCGCCCACCCGGGCCACCCCGGCGGCGTCCCCGGCCCCGGCCGGCCGGTTCGGACTGTCGCCGCTGATAGCCGCCACCGGTCCGGCCTCGGCGTACCACCACGCGCCGCTGGTCGCCGCCACCGGCACGGTCCCCGAGCACCGGAACCCGCCGCCGCTCCCGCCCCTGGAGCCGATGCGTCCGCTGACCGGCTCCGCGGTCGGCCCCGGCACCGCGGACCCCGCCACCGCCCAGCACTGA
- the sigE gene encoding RNA polymerase sigma factor SigE, translated as MTNTADRFLPHSRLRSSGGTATNDSAPTATFAADADAQAWTPPSWEEIVSTHSARVYRLAYRLTGNQHDAEDLTQEVFVRVFRSLSTYTPGTFEGWLHRITTNLFLDMVRRRQRIRFDALGDDAAEKLPSREPAPQEHFDDTHFDADVQQALDTLAPEFRAAVVLCDIEGLSYEEIAATLGVKLGTVRSRIHRGRSHLRKALKHRAPARRGEEREQRRSLAVVPTGEVGIA; from the coding sequence GTGACAAACACCGCTGACCGTTTCCTCCCCCACTCTCGACTCCGTTCGAGCGGGGGGACCGCCACCAACGACTCCGCACCTACCGCGACCTTCGCCGCAGACGCGGATGCGCAGGCGTGGACTCCGCCCAGCTGGGAGGAGATCGTCAGCACTCACAGCGCACGGGTCTACCGCCTCGCCTACCGCCTCACCGGCAATCAGCACGACGCCGAGGACCTCACCCAGGAGGTGTTCGTCCGCGTCTTCCGCTCGCTGTCGACGTACACCCCCGGCACCTTCGAGGGCTGGCTGCACCGCATCACGACCAACCTCTTCCTGGACATGGTCCGGCGCCGGCAGCGTATCCGCTTCGACGCGCTCGGTGACGACGCGGCCGAGAAGCTCCCCAGCCGTGAGCCCGCCCCGCAGGAGCACTTCGACGACACGCACTTCGACGCCGATGTGCAGCAGGCACTGGACACCCTCGCGCCCGAGTTCCGGGCCGCGGTGGTGCTGTGCGACATCGAGGGCCTGTCGTACGAGGAGATCGCCGCCACCCTCGGCGTCAAGCTCGGTACGGTCCGCAGCCGCATCCACCGGGGCCGCTCCCACCTGCGCAAGGCGCTCAAGCACCGCGCTCCGGCCCGTCGTGGCGAGGAGCGCGAGCAGCGGCGGTCCCTGGCCGTGGTGCCCACGGGGGAGGTAGGAATCGCGTGA
- a CDS encoding O-methyltransferase, producing the protein MRQLRGQERAITGNRQTSLAFAEAYGAGTIDTAAEAALSWARDLARDVGIRTVTTGTGAALRLLAATADAKAVAEIGTGTGVSGIYLLHGMRPDGVLTTVDCEPERQTFAKQVFRAAGFAGNRARFIPGRALDVLPRLADGGYDLVFCDGDLMECLEYLAEALRLLRPGGLVCFEGVFADGRTVDSAVQPAEVLRLRELLRAVRESTTLVPALLPVGDGLLCAVKRG; encoded by the coding sequence TTGCGTCAACTACGGGGACAGGAGAGGGCCATTACCGGCAACCGGCAGACGAGCTTGGCATTCGCCGAGGCGTACGGCGCCGGGACCATCGACACCGCCGCCGAGGCCGCCCTGAGCTGGGCACGTGACCTGGCGCGGGACGTCGGCATCCGTACGGTGACGACCGGCACCGGCGCGGCCCTGCGCCTGCTCGCCGCCACCGCCGACGCCAAGGCGGTCGCCGAGATCGGCACCGGCACGGGCGTGTCGGGCATCTACCTCCTGCACGGCATGCGGCCCGACGGCGTCCTGACCACCGTGGACTGCGAGCCCGAGCGGCAGACCTTCGCCAAGCAGGTGTTCCGGGCGGCGGGCTTCGCCGGCAACCGCGCCCGCTTCATCCCCGGCCGGGCGCTGGACGTCCTGCCGCGGCTCGCGGACGGCGGATACGACCTGGTCTTCTGCGACGGCGACCTGATGGAGTGCCTGGAGTACCTCGCCGAAGCGTTGCGGCTGCTGCGCCCCGGCGGCCTGGTGTGCTTCGAGGGCGTCTTCGCGGACGGCCGTACGGTCGATTCGGCGGTGCAGCCCGCCGAGGTGCTGCGGCTGCGGGAGCTGCTGCGGGCCGTGCGGGAGAGCACCACGCTGGTGCCGGCGCTGCTGCCGGTGGGCGACGGACTGCTCTGCGCGGTCAAGCGGGGCTGA
- a CDS encoding DUF3117 domain-containing protein: MAAMKPRTGDGPLEVTKEGRGIVMRVPLEGGGRLVVELTPDEAKALGEALEKVTV; the protein is encoded by the coding sequence ATGGCGGCCATGAAGCCGCGGACGGGCGACGGCCCGCTCGAGGTGACCAAGGAGGGGCGGGGCATCGTCATGCGCGTTCCGCTCGAAGGCGGCGGGCGGCTCGTCGTCGAGCTGACCCCCGACGAGGCCAAGGCCCTGGGTGAGGCCCTGGAAAAGGTCACCGTCTGA
- a CDS encoding enoyl-CoA hydratase/isomerase family protein translates to MADTVLYDVTDGLATITLNRPDAMNALNIEAKVLLRDTLQEAAADPAVRAVLLTATGRAFCVGQDLKEHIGLLAEDRATGTGGTMNTVREHYNPIVTALTEMPKPVVAGVNGVAAGAGAGFALAADYRVVADSASFNTSFAGVALTADSGVSWTLPRLIGHGRAADLLLFPRNISAQEAYELGIANKVVPAGELAEEAAAVARRLAAGPTLAYAAIKESLAHGAGHSLAETLAKENELQARAGASEDHGIAVEAFVKKEKPVFLGR, encoded by the coding sequence ATGGCCGACACCGTGCTCTACGACGTGACCGACGGACTCGCGACGATCACGCTCAACCGCCCCGACGCGATGAACGCGCTGAACATCGAGGCGAAGGTCCTGCTGCGGGACACCCTCCAGGAGGCCGCGGCCGACCCCGCCGTCCGTGCCGTACTGCTGACCGCCACCGGGCGCGCCTTCTGCGTCGGGCAGGACCTCAAGGAGCACATCGGGCTGCTGGCCGAGGACCGGGCGACCGGCACCGGCGGCACCATGAACACGGTGCGGGAGCACTACAACCCGATCGTGACGGCGCTGACCGAGATGCCCAAGCCCGTCGTCGCGGGCGTCAACGGCGTCGCCGCGGGCGCCGGCGCGGGCTTCGCGCTGGCCGCGGACTACCGCGTCGTCGCCGATTCGGCGTCCTTCAACACCTCCTTCGCGGGCGTCGCGCTGACCGCCGACTCCGGGGTGTCCTGGACGCTGCCCCGGCTGATCGGTCACGGCCGGGCCGCCGACCTGCTGCTCTTCCCGCGCAACATCAGTGCCCAGGAGGCGTACGAGCTGGGCATCGCCAACAAGGTCGTGCCGGCCGGTGAGCTGGCGGAGGAGGCGGCGGCGGTCGCCCGGCGGCTGGCCGCGGGGCCGACCCTCGCCTACGCCGCGATCAAGGAGTCGCTGGCCCACGGCGCCGGGCACTCGCTCGCCGAGACGCTGGCCAAGGAGAACGAGCTGCAGGCCCGGGCCGGGGCGTCGGAGGACCACGGGATCGCGGTCGAGGCGTTCGTGAAGAAGGAGAAGCCGGTCTTCCTGGGCCGCTGA
- a CDS encoding DNA-3-methyladenine glycosylase I — MSGVVTAPDGVPRCPWGMESEQMADYRAYHDTEWGLPVHGDDALFERMSLEAFQSGLSWITILRRRPGFRAAFAGFRIAEVARFTEADAERLLADPGIIRNRAKIAATINNAKVAAALAPGELDALIWSYAPDRGRPAPCTVTDVQPVTPESTALAKDLKKRGFRFVGPTTAYALMQACGLVNDHLAACHVRAAVEAAAG, encoded by the coding sequence ATGAGCGGCGTGGTGACGGCACCGGACGGCGTTCCGCGCTGCCCGTGGGGGATGGAGTCGGAGCAGATGGCCGACTACCGCGCGTACCACGACACCGAATGGGGCCTGCCGGTCCACGGCGACGACGCGCTCTTCGAGCGGATGAGCCTGGAGGCGTTCCAGTCCGGTCTCTCCTGGATCACGATCCTGCGCCGCCGCCCCGGCTTCCGCGCCGCCTTCGCCGGTTTCCGGATCGCGGAGGTGGCACGGTTCACCGAGGCGGACGCCGAGCGGCTGCTCGCCGACCCCGGCATCATCCGCAACCGCGCCAAGATCGCCGCGACGATCAACAACGCCAAGGTCGCCGCCGCGCTGGCCCCCGGCGAGCTGGACGCGCTGATCTGGTCCTACGCACCGGACCGGGGCCGCCCGGCGCCGTGCACCGTGACCGATGTGCAGCCGGTGACCCCGGAGTCGACGGCGCTCGCCAAGGACCTCAAGAAGCGCGGCTTCCGCTTCGTCGGCCCGACCACCGCCTACGCGCTGATGCAGGCGTGCGGCCTGGTCAACGACCATCTCGCGGCCTGCCACGTACGGGCGGCGGTGGAGGCGGCGGCCGGCTGA
- a CDS encoding DivIVA domain-containing protein, producing MFWFLLIAMVVVVAAVTLVVVGGGDGGGLRDSEPDRLYDPLPEDRPVARADVDAVRLPVAVRGYRMDDVDDVLDRLGAELAERDARIAELEAALAGAHATAMGGPALIQGGAPADGPGGGARPGAEGPQADGAPGAPRHAEGEDQA from the coding sequence GTGTTCTGGTTCTTGCTGATCGCGATGGTCGTGGTGGTGGCCGCGGTCACGCTCGTGGTCGTCGGCGGCGGAGACGGCGGTGGGTTGCGGGATTCCGAGCCGGACCGGCTGTACGACCCGCTGCCGGAGGACCGGCCCGTGGCCCGCGCCGACGTGGACGCCGTCCGGCTGCCGGTGGCGGTCCGCGGCTATCGGATGGACGACGTCGACGACGTCCTGGACCGCCTGGGCGCCGAGCTCGCCGAGCGCGACGCGAGGATCGCCGAGCTGGAGGCGGCGCTGGCCGGCGCCCACGCCACCGCCATGGGCGGACCCGCGCTGATACAGGGCGGTGCGCCGGCGGACGGTCCGGGGGGCGGGGCCCGGCCCGGCGCGGAGGGGCCGCAGGCCGACGGGGCACCCGGGGCGCCCCGGCACGCGGAAGGCGAGGACCAGGCATGA
- the folP gene encoding dihydropteroate synthase, whose translation MLRLGNREFGAHEPVIMAIVNRTPDSFYDQGATFRDEPALARVEQAVADGAAIIDIGGVKAGPGEEVSAEEEARRTVGFVAEVRKRFPDVVISVDTWRHEVGEAVCEAGADLLNDAWGGVDPRLAEVAARYDVGLVCTHAGGAEPRTRPHRVTYDDVMADILRVTLELAERAAELGVRRDAIMIDPGHDFGKNTRHSLEATRRLGEMTATGWPVLVSLSNKDFVGETLDKPVKERVLGTLATTAVSAWLGAQVYRVHEVAETRQVLDMVASIAGHRTPAVARRGLA comes from the coding sequence ATGCTGCGGCTGGGTAATCGCGAGTTCGGGGCGCACGAACCGGTGATCATGGCGATCGTCAACCGGACCCCGGACTCGTTCTACGACCAGGGCGCCACGTTCCGCGACGAGCCCGCGCTGGCCCGCGTGGAGCAGGCCGTGGCCGACGGCGCCGCGATCATCGACATCGGCGGCGTCAAGGCCGGCCCCGGCGAGGAGGTCAGCGCCGAGGAGGAGGCCCGCCGGACGGTCGGCTTCGTCGCCGAGGTCCGCAAGCGCTTCCCCGACGTGGTGATCAGCGTCGACACCTGGCGGCACGAGGTCGGCGAGGCGGTCTGCGAGGCCGGCGCCGACCTGCTCAACGACGCCTGGGGCGGCGTCGATCCCCGGCTGGCCGAGGTCGCGGCGCGCTACGACGTCGGCCTGGTGTGCACCCACGCGGGCGGCGCCGAGCCGCGTACCCGCCCGCACCGGGTGACGTACGACGACGTGATGGCCGACATCCTGCGGGTGACGCTCGAACTGGCGGAGCGGGCCGCGGAGTTGGGCGTGCGGCGGGACGCGATCATGATCGACCCGGGGCACGACTTCGGCAAGAACACCCGGCACAGCCTGGAGGCCACCCGCCGGCTGGGCGAGATGACCGCGACCGGCTGGCCGGTGCTGGTGTCGCTGTCCAACAAGGACTTCGTCGGCGAGACGCTCGACAAGCCGGTCAAGGAGCGGGTGCTGGGCACCCTGGCGACGACGGCCGTCTCGGCCTGGCTGGGCGCCCAGGTCTACCGCGTCCACGAGGTCGCCGAGACCCGTCAGGTGCTCGACATGGTCGCGTCCATCGCCGGCCACCGCACGCCCGCCGTCGCCCGCCGCGGACTCGCCTGA